CAATGTCAAATTTAATAAGTAAAATAATTTCTGAATTAAGTGGGTGATTTTATGAGTGAAGGAAAGAAGCAAGAAAAAGACTTAGATACATCAAAGGAAGAGCAGGAAAATAATGGTTTTGAAGCAAAAGAAAAAGAAGTTGAGAAAGTCAGTGATGAACATGAAGATCAATCTATAGGTGAAAGTGAAGTTGAGAATCAGAATAAGTTAGAAAAACTTGAAAATGAGATTAAAGAAAAGAATGAAAATTTATCACAATTAGAAGATGAAGTATCATTATTGAAAAAAGAAAAAGAAGAGTATCTTAATCGACTTCAACGTATGCAAGCTGAATACTCTAATTATCGTAAAAGAAGTGATAAAGAAAAAGGCCAGATACAAAGCTCAGTTGCAGTTGAGTTAATTAGAGATATATTACCTATATTAGATAACTTTGAAAGGGCTTTATCACAGGCTGATTTAGGGAATGATTTTTGTAAAGGGATTGAAATGATTTATCGACAGTTAATTAATTTCTTGAAAAATCAAGGAGTAGAAGAAATTGAAACGCTAGGTAAAGAATTTGATCATAATATTCATAATGCGGTAGCCCAAGTAGAATCTGATGAATATGAATCAGGAATTATTATTGAAGAAGTCCAAAAAGGATACATATTAGCAGAAAAAGTTGTCAGACCAGCTATGGTTAAGGTTGTATTATAGTAGAATACTTATTGCAGTTGCTTATATTTTTCTTTATTACTTGATATAAAAGTTTAAAAGTTTTAATTATAAATTTGAAACTTAAAAGTTTCATGGATGAATTCAGTAATATAACTTTATATAAGGAGGAATTCAAATGGGTAAAATTATTGGAATTGATTTAGGAACAACAAATTCATGTGTAGCGGTTATTGAGGGTGGTGAACCAACAGTAATACCAAACGCTGAGGGTAATAGAACAACTCCTTCTGTTGTTGCATATTCTAAAAAGGGTGAGAGAATAGTAGGAGAACCAGCTAAAAGGCAGGCGATTACTAATCCTGATCAAACAGTTGCATCTATTAAACGTCACATTGGTACAAATTATACTGTAAATCTTAATAATAAGGATCAGACACCTCAAGAAGTTTCAGCAATGATTTTGCAAAAACTTAAAAGAGATGCTGAAG
This region of Halanaerobiaceae bacterium ANBcell28 genomic DNA includes:
- the grpE gene encoding nucleotide exchange factor GrpE translates to MSEGKKQEKDLDTSKEEQENNGFEAKEKEVEKVSDEHEDQSIGESEVENQNKLEKLENEIKEKNENLSQLEDEVSLLKKEKEEYLNRLQRMQAEYSNYRKRSDKEKGQIQSSVAVELIRDILPILDNFERALSQADLGNDFCKGIEMIYRQLINFLKNQGVEEIETLGKEFDHNIHNAVAQVESDEYESGIIIEEVQKGYILAEKVVRPAMVKVVL